Part of the Myxococcaceae bacterium genome, AACACCACACAATACTTCGAGCTGCTTGACACAGCAATTATCCCAGAAAACTTTGGAAGCGGTAAGATTCCAATATCTTGCCCCGCTGGGCAAAAGCGAAGAGGGTTTTGAAGATGCCTCGCAGGCTTTTGGGAGAGAGCTCATCTAAGCGTTCGCGTAGGGTGGTGCCACAAGGGGGATCTTGGACTCGATACAAGGTCTTGAGGTTCGAGCGAGTGATTTTTCGGCATTGTTCATCGTATTGGAGCAGAGAGGGAAACTTGAGGTGAAATACAGCCAGACCTACCAGGATGCAATCTAACAAAGAAGGTTTTTCAGTGGCTTGGTGCTTTTTAGGGGTTGGAAACTGAGTGGAGAAATAGAGATAGCAAGCTTGAATGAGTGCCGAGGGCGATAGTTGCTTTCGGCCTGGACTAGAAAGCGGTTTCATTCCTTGGGCGGATCACGTTTTGATTTTCTTGGTAATAAGCTCCAAAGTTTACGAAAGTAATTGAGAAGCTCATTTATTACAGCGCGTCTAAAAGCCATAATTTATTTTGGCGGGAATCGCTGCTATGGTAGAACTGATTCTCACTTGAGGCGCTTGAACAATCTCTAATAAATTAAAATGATTCAATGAACCTCCTGCAACCGCATGCGTATGGAGTAGATTTACATTGTTGCGAGGTGTTTCAGGTGTATGTTCAAAAACTCTTTGTACTTGATTATTGGCTCGCAGAATAAAAACACGAACCTGAACATCAAAAATATATGCCATGGCAGCCATCATTCCTGTACGATTCAATCCATAACCCAAAAAGGCTCCTCGCCCTCCTTGCGCAATAGTCCCATAGGTTTGCCGTATATATACCAGCAACTCTTCTGGAGATGGCTCATAGGCTTGAATGGCTGTTACTAAAGTTGGATCAACCGCTGCCAAGTTTTCTCTGACTTCTGCTGTTAAGGCATGTATCACATTTTGGAAATGTCGGTGTGCAGGGTTCCTAAGAACCCGTAGAACTTCCTGAACAGCCACATTACGGTCTACCCCCATGGCCGTGAATCCGCAATTACCATCACCCAAAACTGGTAATTCTTTGAAATACTCGGCTGTTTCCCCTTGCGGTGCGTAAACTAAATCTCTTTGAGGCAATCGTTCAGATTCTGCCTGTTTCAAAGCTTCCCGAATTAACCGAATGTCCAGCATTCCTTTTCTAAGAACTTCAAGAAAGACATTTCTTGTATCTTTACTAAAAATTTGATCAAAAAAATCAGCATTAGTTAAGTGGTTTCGATAAGACTGAACAACTGCTTGAGCAGCCTGCAGACCCCTCTCTAGTGCCATGCGAGAGTCTACATTTGGTAGTATCTTAGGATCAATTCTAGAAGGAGATGGTACTGAGTTAAACAAACCAGCCAGGTTACCATTTAGCGTTCCAACGCAACCGGCTCCTGTAAAAGCATGACCTTGGTTGATATTAAGACACCTGCTGAGCTGATAAGAACCTAGATGAAATTGAGACACCTCTGCAAATCTGGAGCTCAAATCGTGTTCCGCAAATACACCGCTACGTTGTCTAGAGCTGGCGCTAAACTCAATAGGATTTCTGTTTTGTTCTGAATTGCCTTTAAAATAAGCTGCCCTTCGCGGCACTTCCGTAACCAACGGATGCTCTTGATCTGTAAAAATCCAGAAACGATCAGCAGTGCGATTTTTAACTTGTTTCAATAATGCAGGTGATTCACGGTTTTGTACTTCTGGGCAATCATCATCTTCAAAACTCTCTGGCAATACAGCACTTCCTCTTGGAACGAGAACACAAGTGTTTGGCTCTGGATAGTATACACATGTAACCGCATAGGCGTTAATCGCTGAACGTACCTCCCTATCAAGATGGCTACCAATAACCAACGGCCTAATAATAGACACAATATTTGGATGTAATTCTGCTGAATCTCCAAACACATAACCAGTCGACATAACCTGAGGAGGATTTATGTGGTTTCTGTAGTATAATCGAGTGTAACCACTGTAAATCCTATTGAACGATAACGTATCTTTATCGATCAGGCTAATGTAAACATCTTGTGCACCACGTCCACGAGCTTCTGTGATAAGCTCTCGTGTATTTTGGTGTTGTGATAGTTGTTGCCGTAACCATCTGTAAGGCACTATTTGACCCTTCTCATTTCGGTTCAAAAAATCTTTGGCACTTTGAGGATTTCGTCTCTTTAGTTGACAATAAAAACTTCGAACTGACTTATCATCAACCATCACGTTTATCAAACGTTCAGAGGACCATCGATCATTTTCCCATCTTCCAGGAATCCATTTGCCTTCGTACAACTGTCCTTCGATTTGCACTTGCCAGAATTCACGATGCTCTACTCGCGTAATATGTATATCTCCAGATATCACGGGAAGCATATTTTCCTGAATTGCTCGTGCGGGTTCAATTAAACTCTCGTTGCCCCACCTTCCCTTTAATAAACGTGGCTCAGTATCACCTCTAGCAAGACCAAAACGCTGGGTGAAAGTCCTCTCATAGAGCCTATAGCCAGTCCAGGGATCATCAGTTAATCCCAATTGCTGCCATTGCCCATCAAGACATTCGTATCGTATGAGTTTCGATTCAATCCATCTATCTTCAACCCATTGCCCATTGATCCATTGGAATTGCTTTTCTTGTTCTCGATAAATATCTTGCTTGTGGTACCATTGGCCTCGTCTCCAGAGAACGCCTGTTTTTTTGACGGAAAGTCGAGACTCTGTTTCTGGTCGATGTAGTATTCTCCTAAAAAAGTTGTTTTTTCTTTCACTAAGAGAAAAAGGTCTATTGATAAGCAGACTCACTCCTAAAGTGCTTAATTCTTGGGAGGCTGTTGATTCAAATCCTGTGTTCTGGAGGTTTCTCAAGAACAGTGAAACACTAGAAGGTCCTTGAACAACAGGCATCTCAAGATTTGGATTAGTGTTAAGCGATGAAGGTTGACTGCTATTACTTTGAACAAAATAAAAAGGTGGGTTATCAAAATTCTCTTGGCTAAATCTAGGATCTTCTGTAGGCATCACAGGTGAATCTGGTTCATCAGAATCTGACGATGCATAATAAATCGTGTTAATAACAAAATGCGGTCTTGCAGGACGCGGGGGCCTGGCTTCAGCCTCTTCTGCAGGGGATGGATGCGAAGAGTTTTTATCGCCTCCAGCATGAAGCAGAAGAGAAGTAGATAATGGTAACAGCAGCACAGCAATACAAAATAATCTTATGAAAGAATAAAACATATATTTCTCACTTTCTACTTCTAATCTATCTTTCCGAAAGCCCCGTTTCTCACAGCTGGCCCCATGGTAACGATGGCTTTAAACTCAACCGGACTGAGATAGCTTGAGTACAAGTGCTTCGGATTATGCCTCTTCAATAAAATGAGAAACACTTTTAAAACGTCCTCGAGCGTCTCATATTCTGTTAGATGTTTAGTCCGAAATTGTGATAGTTCGGTTGAACCACAAACGATTGTAGCAGATTTTCTCATGATTTTAAAATAAATTCGTAAGGAGTTAGCCCTTTTAGAGTTTTAAGGCGCTTTGCAAAATTACAGGGATTGAGAAAATCCCTGAGGTGCTGACTAAGCTGCTGATGTGTCTGATAGGGATACTTTTTCACTGTCGCTTCTTTAATAGTCCGGTTCATCCGTTCTACCTGGCCATGGGTCCATGGGTGGTTCACTTGCGTCAGACGATGCTCAATGCCTTCTTGCTGGCAGATCCGAAAAAATAGGCGTCAACGCCCATTGCTGATCTCGGCGGTTCGTGAATGGAATACCATTGTCTGTTAAAAGGGTGTGGATTTTATAGGGAACAACCTGAACAAGGCGTTTAAGAAACTCGGCAGCTTCTATTTTTCCATACTTTTCTAAGAGTTCAGCGTAGGCGAACTCCGAGGTTCTATCAACCGCTACGAACATATAAAGTTTACCTTCTTCTGTATGCACTTCGGTAATATCGATATGAAAATAGCCAATGGGATAATTTTTGAATTTCTCTTTCTTGTTTGGCTGCTCGACAGTGCTGGGCAGTCGACTAATCCCATGACGCTGCAAACATCGATGAAGAGACGAACGAGTCAGTTCTGGGATTGCGGATTGCAGAGCATCAAGGCAGTCATCCAAAGGCAATAGCGTGTGTTTACGGAACGCTACAATGGCAGCTTCTTGTTCTGGACGCAAAACTGTGGATAGACGCTTTTTAGGACCCATCGAAACATCTTCTACAAAATCCCGCTTCTTCCATTTGGCAACCGTCTTAACGTTCAGAGAGTATCGGCTTGCAAGCTCTGCTAGGCCCGTTTGACTATTTTGTATCTCTCGACGCACCGCCTTTGTCGTTCAGGCACATCCATGAAGTATTTGTCCCATATTGTCTCCCAAGTTGCTTTTGGTACATCACAGACACCATTACAATCTGGGACTAAACATCTAAGAAGTCTCTGATCTTGAGAGGCCCCCAAGATGGAAACCTGGCCTTACTATTCAACAGAGGCTGTACCATGGGAGCTCAGTCCGATTCGGATAAGTGTGCCGAGCTTGGGCTGCGGACTCTCTCCGAAGCGTTCGATGAGTTTGTAACCCGTCTTCCGGCTTATCTGATAGCGTTCACATCGTGCTGCAAAGCAAAACTCATCTGCGAACCAATCGTCAATAAATCTGATTCTCTCTTGATATACTTCGGTTTGATTCCAAGTCATGGGATCCATAGCGATTCTCCTTTTTGAGAGTGTCACCTATCTGCCCGGTCAGCACCCCATGAGCACATACATTTTTACCAAGCACAGGGCATACTAGAAGACACAGATGTCAAGATGGGCGCTCTAAATAACTCGTAGTGATTTCCTGTATAGGTTAGATCAACTTGACCTTGAGTGGCGTTTTGATTGATCACATGCCCTCGAACTTCTCCTTCATTATAAACCACAATTCGTACATCTCGCAATCTGGCTAAAATTCCAAGCTCAATTGGGCCTCCCCACATTTGCCCAACTTGCTCCATGGCATTGATATAGGTTGGAACTTGTTGTTCTGCAAAATCCAATATTCTCCTTTCTATATCTTCAATCCCGAAGCCTGTTCGTAAAGCATTTTGTCGGTATTGCCACAAGTTCTGCATTTGAGTACGTAGATTCTGGGGATAGCCATCTAGCTCATTATCTCTAATATTTTGGGCCAATTGATCTGCTATCTCTGTAAAATATAAATGCAAATTGTTTCTTAACTCTCTAACAACCATTTGTCTGGCACCCAGCGCATTCAATGTCTCTGGGGCGATATGGAGTCCCATGAGAACAGCATTAAACATACAATCTCCGTCTGCAGGTACGCCTAACCGCCGAGAAACACTCACATGTCTATCCAACAAATCATAACGAATTGCGCGAAACCAGTTTAACCTTTCCACAATCGAACCCAACAATGAGCTAGAGACAGATGAAGCACCAATTACATTAGCAAGTGGAACCATATGCCCTTTACTTTCCAGATCTCGTTTACGCTGAGTTAAACTCGTATCAACTTCTGCCAACATGGATATTAATTCATTAAATACTTGAGTGGCTGATTCTCGTCGATGAATTTCATGCATCACATCAACATGCTCAAGAATATTGCGAATATGCACATTTTGAATCACACCTGAATTCACAGAATAGATGATAAAATCGATCAGCTCAGCATCTAATCCTACTTTATAATCTAACTTTTCAAGATATTGTCTCAGGCACGTTTCTAGATGCCTAGAATCTTCATTAACGGCATTCAAATAGCGTGGGTTTGTATTTACGATATTCAAAACTCGCTGTCGTTGTCTGGAATCCGGAAACAAGAAAGTCACAAGGCGATCCCATGAATCCATTGCTAACCGAAGATAGGTGGCTTGTTGTTCGTCATTTCTTAGATGTCCTTCTGTGGGTCCCACATCTAGCCATCGACTCAATGTTTCAAAACTTC contains:
- a CDS encoding transposase is translated as MNHPWTHGQVERMNRTIKEATVKKYPYQTHQQLSQHLRDFLNPCNFAKRLKTLKGLTPYEFILKS
- a CDS encoding DDE-type integrase/transposase/recombinase, which gives rise to MRREIQNSQTGLAELASRYSLNVKTVAKWKKRDFVEDVSMGPKKRLSTVLRPEQEAAIVAFRKHTLLPLDDCLDALQSAIPELTRSSLHRCLQRHGISRLPSTVEQPNKKEKFKNYPIGYFHIDITEVHTEEGKLYMFVAVDRTSEFAYAELLEKYGKIEAAEFLKRLVQVVPYKIHTLLTDNGIPFTNRRDQQWALTPIFSDLPARRH